The Manis pentadactyla isolate mManPen7 chromosome 12, mManPen7.hap1, whole genome shotgun sequence genome contains the following window.
CCCTGGCAGCTGCCGCTAATTTTGATAAGCTGGGGGGACGTTTTCCCAGGGGCAGGCTGGGGTCCTGACCTTCCTGGGGCTGGACGGTGTGAAGGTAGAGGGTCCTGCCTCCAGCAGGGGCCCAGGTGGAGGGAGAAGGGACCAGATGGGAAAATGCCCAGCCTCCCGGACCTGAGAGGCAGGTGGGAGAGGCTGGAGGGGGCACCCTCAAGGCAGGTGGCAGAGAAGGTCCTGGGGTGGCGGCACCGGAATAGGCTGAGGTCTGGGGAGGTGGAATAAGGGAGATGGGCATGGATGGTCCAGTACAGGTGGCCTCAAGGGACAGGCAcggggggtgggagggagccaGGGTCCACGTGGATGCCCACTCCGCCCCTCGGGGAtctgcctggggtgggggtggggcacagtgGACTGGGCAGCCCTCGGGATCATCGCTGCCTGTTGGGGGTTTCCGTGGGATGCGCCCCAGTCGGTGCTCATGCGGGTAGGTTCCAGGAAGTCTGAAAACCTCAGTGTGAGGGGTCCTGGGGGTTCATCCCAGGCCAGTCCTGGGAGAGTGTCTTTGGAGAgggtctgtggggagggggctggggagtcGGGGCACAGAGGAGGGCCTGGGGAATTAGTGGGGGTCATCAAGTCTTCCCAGGAGGATTTGCAGGGCTGAGGAAATGGGGTCAGGAGGGGGTCCTGCAAGACCAGGAAGGAGTATTTCTGCGGAGACGCAGAGCAGGGGGGAAGCTGGGAGCTGGGGTTTGGGCTTGGTGGTGTTAGGgggtgcgggggtggggggtggtgggagagcctggatggaaggaaggagcgGGGGCGGGGGAACAAGTGCAGGGGAAAGGGCAGAATTTGGGGGGATGGGCTTTGGACACTGGGGATCCTTTAGTGGGCCATTGTGGGGCAGACCCTGGAGGGTCAGAACTGGTCTTTGTGCTGGGTGTGGGGGTTCAGCACTTTTGGGGGTGCTCAGAATATCGGGACATAGGAGGACTTGGATAATCAGACTGGGGGGGCACCGAGGGAGTGGATTTGGGGTGCTCGGAGCCGGGGACGTCGCGGGAGGCAGTTCTGGGTGGGGTGTGTCTGAGGGGGTCAGAACCTGGGGCGAGTCTGGGCGGAGCGGCCGGGGGTCCCTGGGAGGAAGGCAGGACAGCGCCCAGCGGGGAGGAAGCTTTATTGCCCGCCCCGCCCGCGTCAGGAGCATTGGCGGTACACGACGTGGGGACCCCGCTCCTCGTACTGCTCGCGCGGGACCCAGCAGGACTGGAAGGCGCGCAGCGAGGCCAGGATGGAGCCGCCGGTCCACACCGAGAAGCTCCTGCTGGGCTGCGCGGTCACCACCACGCGGGGCTCCGGCGGCAGCTCTCGCAGCAGCTCGGCTCGGAAGCGGCCCTCGAACCCCGCGAAGAGCGAGGAGCCCCCGCAGAGCAGCACGTTCCGGGCCACGTCCGCCCGCACCTCCGGGGGCGCCTTGTGCAGACTCCGCGCGGCCATGGCGGGGACACCCACCGGCGACAGCCCTGGGGTCTCCGGGGGCGCGAAGAGCAGCTCGGGGCACCGGAACAGCTCCTCGCCCAGCGTGACCGTCCGTCCGTCCGGCAGCCTCAGGGTCTGCCGGTCCTCCTGCTCCGGCCGCGCCAGGTCCTCGCGGACGTCGGCGGCCACGTAGCAGCAGCGCCGCTTAATACTCTCCGCCAAGTCCAGGTCCGGCTGCTGCCCCAGCGGCCAGCCCGCGCGGCGCagcgcctcctccaggaaggccgtCAGGTGGCTGCCCGCCAGGTCCAGGCGCTCCAGGGCGTGCGGCAGGTTGTAGCCCTGGAAGACGGGCACCGTGTAGGTGACCCCGTGGCCCGTGTCCACCACCAGCCCGCTGACCCGCCCGTGCGCGTAGGCGGACAACACGGACTGGGAAGCCACGTACATGGCCGGGCAGCGCAGCGACTCGAAGGCCACCTCCGCCAGCTTCTCGCGGTTGGTGGCGGGGCTAAAGGGCGGGTCGGAGAAAAGCAGCGGGTGGTCCCGGGTGGCCACGCGCAGGTCGTGTTCCAGCATGTGTCGCCAGATGAGCTCGGCTGCCTCCCAGTCCACCACGATGCCATTGCGTACGGGCTGCACCAGCGTCAGCTCCGGGCGTGAGCGTGCGGCCTCGCCGAGGAATGTCTCTAGCACCGGCTGCCCCCCGGTGGCAGACTTCTTGGGCTGGCAGCCCACGATGGTGGCCATGGTGTAGGTGGGCAGGGTCTGCCCCGCGAAGCCCACCTTACAGCTGCCTGTGCCCATGTCGATGACCACCGCCCTGTTCTTTTGTGGCAGTCTGTCGCTCGCCGTGCTGGGGGGCTTCTGCTGCACGGTCTGGTTCACCAGGACTGGCCTGAGGCTCAGGCCAGGCTTGGGGGCCTTTGGGGAGCGCAGGGGGTCCTGGGGGTTGAAGTGACTTGCATCCATGGCTGCAGCGGCCGGGTGGGCTGCTTGGCGAGGCTGACCACTTTCCTCTGGGGTGTGGGGAGAAAAGGCTGAGGACAaggtgggggggggtgggggcaggtagaggcagggagggtggggcagGGTCTGTGACATCATCTTGCTTGCTGCCCCCTTCAGGAGACTTCACAATTCAGGGGTCGGGTGGGGAACCCGGttcaccctccctgcccctccctgcccctctctgccccAGAAAGCTCCCAGGGTCCCCATCTATTCTGGATTCCCCCCAAAGTTTGGAGAAAGAAGAGCACAGTGGACCCCCAGCTCCCCGATCCAGAACCCAGAAAAACCCTGGAATTCTCTTACTGCCTTGTCTTGAGGTTAAAGCATCAAAACTATATATGTATGGGAGAGCTGGTCACTGGCCTCCTCAGAATATTAAGATAGCAATCCTTAGAATACTAATCAGAAGGTGGCTCACGAGGGTGGCTTTCTGGTTTCCTAAAGGAAACATAAGTCAGCCCAGGGTGGGGCGCAACGAGAGGCACTGACACCCCCATATAAGTTCCTTGACTCTTCTATTCTTCCCActgcctggaagagcctccctgaCCCCTTCCTGCTGAGCAGAAATTTGCCTCTTCAAATCTCAGTGGGACACCACCTCCTCCTGGAAGACTGCTCTGATTTTCCCATCCTTTCTCTACTacaggatggtggtggtgggtgtcTGCTTCTCTCTGGGGACTTCCTCTGGTCCCCTTGGTGGAGAGAGGAGCAAAAAGGGGCTTTCAGTCTAGACTAAAAGGGGGTGCATTTCAGAGGAAGGGATTGTCTCAGTAAGGACAGAAGGCTCCAAAGGATCAAGAGAGTTGCTTTGAAACCTGTTTTTGGCAGTGTTAGGTGTTCACCTGTTAGTTAAAACAACTGAAGCTAGAGACGCTTAATTTTCTAGTTGTGTTTAGATTTGTAACTGGCCAAAGAGTGAGGTTGAGTTTCTATTAAATGAATCAGCAATGTAATTATGTTTGTGTGTGGTCTAATACATGCTTTTGGAAACATTTCACTCAACTATTTATGGAGAGTGCATGCACTCCTGGCCTCctttattgagatgtaagtgacatataacactgtgtgaatttaagattatatataaggtgttgatttgatacacttgCTTCAAAGCCCCAGAGGTAGTTTGCTTTCCAAGTGGTCTTTAATTAAGGTATATGGTACATGCAAAGGTAATTTATAAAATTTGTACCAAAAAAGAAATGGATTTCCAATATCCTTGAGTTTTGAATAACCTTGACAACAATTGGTATAAGAACACCAGGAAAACGATTTTTGTCCCATTTCACAGGCACATCTAGATAGAATTATTCTATGTATCCTGGTAGCTAATGGAATCCAATgggtattaaaaagaaagaagaacttTTTATGATAATGTTAAGATTTGCACCTGGGTCCAAAGACTGGAGGAAAAGTAGAAATTCTGTGATTGCTTTTTGGGTAGATTCTCCCAAGCATTTAACTTAGAGatgattccatttctataaaaACTCTTCTCAATTTATTCGTGAAGCTAATGTTATTACTTGACATCAAACCTATTAAAGACATTAGAAGAGAAGAAAACCCCTAATAAAGATAGACACAATAATTCATAACAGAATTTTAGCAAACCAGATCCCGTAATATCTAAAAAGGATCATGCATTGTGACCCAGTGAGCATTTATCCCATTAATTCCAGATTTTTGTAACATTTGAACAGCAATCAATGTAACTCACCCTTTTAGCAAACTAAGAAAAATCCTATGATCATCCCAGTAGATGTATAAAAAACTCTTTAGAAAATCCCAAATGCCTTACTGAACAGACCCTTAACAAATTAAGACAGAAGGGAAATTCCTCAACGTGATAAAGAGTATCTACAAAAACCCTACATTATACTGATGGGCGAAGAGGGAATGCCTTTCCCTTAAGGCCCAATGATACAGGGACAGCCATTCTCAATCTTCATTATCCACATTTGCTGTAAATTCCATAAAGTgaagtaaaaggagaaaaataagtgaATGTAATCCAGATTGGAACAGAATAAGTAAATTGCATTTACTCATAGAGGAGAAAATCACC
Protein-coding sequences here:
- the ACTL9 gene encoding actin-like protein 9, translated to MDASHFNPQDPLRSPKAPKPGLSLRPVLVNQTVQQKPPSTASDRLPQKNRAVVIDMGTGSCKVGFAGQTLPTYTMATIVGCQPKKSATGGQPVLETFLGEAARSRPELTLVQPVRNGIVVDWEAAELIWRHMLEHDLRVATRDHPLLFSDPPFSPATNREKLAEVAFESLRCPAMYVASQSVLSAYAHGRVSGLVVDTGHGVTYTVPVFQGYNLPHALERLDLAGSHLTAFLEEALRRAGWPLGQQPDLDLAESIKRRCCYVAADVREDLARPEQEDRQTLRLPDGRTVTLGEELFRCPELLFAPPETPGLSPVGVPAMAARSLHKAPPEVRADVARNVLLCGGSSLFAGFEGRFRAELLRELPPEPRVVVTAQPSRSFSVWTGGSILASLRAFQSCWVPREQYEERGPHVVYRQCS